A single genomic interval of Helianthus annuus cultivar XRQ/B chromosome 6, HanXRQr2.0-SUNRISE, whole genome shotgun sequence harbors:
- the LOC110864217 gene encoding MLO protein homolog 1 gives MAVASPSERSLEETPTWAVALVCAVFIIISVIIEHGIHSLGKLFHKKNKKAMIEALEKMKAELMLLGFLSLLLTVGTKYVAKICVPEKVGYKMLPCKVKDYDDKKKGGDGDDEGDQHRKLLSFSEEMIFRRVLAGASDSGTTCSEGMVPMISYSAVHQLHIFIFILAVFHVLYSVVIIGLGLAKMKKWKAWEAETSSLEYEFTNDPARFRFAHQTSFVKRHTGLSTKPGIRWVVAFFRQFFGSISKVDYLTIRNGFINKHFAPSSKFDFHKYIKRSMEDDFKAVLGISIPLWMFSIIFLLLNVHGWHALTYLSFVPLVILLLVGTKLELVIMEMAQQIQDKATIVRGAPVVEPTNKFFWFNNPQLVLFLIHFTLFQNAFQMAFFLWTVYEFGIHSCYHESMVGIGVRVGLGVLVHMMCSYITFPLYALVTQMGTHMKKSIFEEQTTKALKKWQKAAKERKRLRELGGGGGVGDISKSDLMSPEHTPSRGSSPIHLLHGQNHRSSMAESEIDIPPSPRSYASETELSDMEASYHTQDRPKNMDHRDFSFSRSS, from the exons ATGGCGGTAGCATCTCCGTCAGAGAGGTCATTGGAGGAAACACCAACGTGGGCGGTGGCATTGGTTTGTGCCGTCTTCATAATCATTTCAGTCATCATTGAACATGGGATTCATTCACTAGGCAAG TTGTTCCATAAAAAAAACAAGAAAGCAATGATTGAAGCCTTGGAGAAAATGAAAGCAG AGCTGATGCTATTAGGGTTTTTATCATTGCTATTAACGGTGGGTACAAAATACGTTGCCAAAATATGTGTTCCTGAAAAGGTCGGCTACAAAATGCTTCCATGTAAAGTGAAAGATTACGATGATAAAAAGAAAGGCGGTGACGGTGATGACGAGGGTGATCAACACCGGAAATTGCTTTCTTTTAGTGAAGAAATGATATTCCGACGAGTTTTAGCCGGAGCCAGTGACAGCGGAACTACTTGTTCCGAG GGAATGGTTCCGATGATATCATATTCGGCGGTTCACCAGCTTCATATATTCATTTTTATTCTTGCCGTCTTCCATGTCCTTTATAGCGTCGTTATCATCGGCCTTGGTCTTGCCAAA ATGAAGAAATGGAAGGCTTGGGAAGCAGAAACTTCTTCTTTGGAATACGAGTTCACAAACG atcctGCGAGATTTCGATTTGCCCATCAAACCTCCTTCGTTAAGCGTCACACTGGCCTTTCTACAAAACCCGGAATTAGATGGGTG GTAGCCTTTTTCAGGCAATTTTTCGGATCCATATCCAAGGTGGACTATTTGACAATTCGCAATGGATTTATAAAT AAACATTTTGCTCCAAGTAGCAAATTTGATTTCCACAAGTACATCAAGAGATCCATGGAAGATGACTTCAAGGCAGTCTTGGGTATAAG TATCCCACTTTGGATGTTCTCCATCATCTTTCTCCTTTTAAATGTCCATG GATGGCATGCACTTACTTATCTCTCCTTTGTCCCTCTCGTG ATTCTTTTGTTGGTGGGTACAAAACTTGAACTAGTGATCATGGAAATGGCTCAACAAATTCAAGATAAGGCAACAATTGTTAGGGGGGCTCCGGTGGTAGAGCCGACCAACAAGTTCTTTTGGTTCAATAACCCTCAATTGGTCCTTTTCTTGATCCATTTCACTTTGTTTCAG AATGCATTCCAAATGGCATTTTTCTTGTGGACAGTG TATGAATTTGGGATACACTCTTGTTACCATGAGAGCATGGTGGGAATTGGCGTTCGAGTTGGTTTGGGGGTGCTTGTTCATATGATGTGTAGCTACATCACATTCCCTCTCTACGCCTTGGTTACACAA ATGGGAACTCACATGAAAAAGTCCATATTCGAAGAGCAAACCACCAAAGCTCTAAAGAAGTGGCAAAAGGCTGCCAAGGAAAGGAAGAGGTTGCGAGAACTTGGTGGTGGCGGGGGAGTTGGAGATATCTCTAAATCAGACCTAATGAGCCCTGAACATACGCCAAGTCGTGGTTCATCGCCAATCCATCTCCTCCACGGCCAAAATCACCGATCTTCCATGGCAGAGAGTGAGATCGACATTCCACCTTCTCCAAGATCATATGCTTCAGAGACGGAACTCTCTGATATGGAAGCTTCATATCATACTCAAGATCGTCCAAAGAATATGGATCATCGGGATTTCTCATTTTCTAGATCATCCTAG